A region of Lycium barbarum isolate Lr01 chromosome 1, ASM1917538v2, whole genome shotgun sequence DNA encodes the following proteins:
- the LOC132598819 gene encoding protein REDUCED CHLOROPLAST COVERAGE 3: MAPRSGRGKGNRAKTDKKKKEEKVIPSVLDITIITPYETEVVLKGISTDKILDVRKLLDANVETCHFTNYSLSHEVKGPKLNDKLDVATLKPCLLRMVEEEYTEESQVVDHVRRLLDIVACTTRFSKPKPGKSTTAKKRNGSSRPASPSDGVAAPSLEPAAQEENEMVAIHPIPKLSDFYDFFSFSNLSPPILSLKRVDCNNAKARRDGDYFELQIKICNGKTLQVVAAAKGFYTSGKPLMRSHCLVDLLQQLSQAFANAYESLMKAFIEHNKFGNLPYGFRSNTWLVPPSVVDSASNFIQLPVEDESWGGNGGGQGRNGEHDHRSWATDFAVLKNLPCKTEEERVFRDRKAFLLHNLFLDVSIFKAVSAIYQVMDSTSRGTSNCALGSVLSEGRIGDLSIIVKRDFGDASLKEVKVIGSRDSNVSAEDVARRNLIKGVTADESVVIHDTSSLGMVVVKHCGYTAIVKVVGDIRVDRSLPQDIKIDDQADGGANALNINSLRLLLHKPMTASGGGQLPRSDSDDHANSMSLVHKIIKDGLNKLEGMDDKSKGSIRWELGSCWVQHLQKQETPSEDTVGNDGKVEPTVKGLGKRFKMLKKREKRPSNVSSMDDNEADDVTDSTLNTESGSTELSNGNPKCEAEWRKFISREAYLRLKESGMDLHLKSVDELVEMARKYYDEVAIPKLVTDFASLELSPVDGRTLTDFMHLRGLQMRSLGHVVELAEKLPHIQSLCIHEMVTRAFKHVLRAVIASVDNVANLSAAIASSLNFLFGSAATQDSDENHILKMQWLRKFLVERFGWRLKDEFQQLRKLSVLRGLCHKIGLELVPKDYDMECPYPFSKSDVISVLPLCKHVGCSSADGRTLLESSKVALDKGKLEDAVMCGTKALAKMIAVCGPYHRATASAYSLLAVVLYHTGDFNQATIYQQKALDINERELGLDHPDTMKSYGDLSVFYYRLQHIELALKYVNRALFLLHFTCGLSHPNTAATYINVAMMEEGMGNVHIALRYLHEALKCNQRLLGVDHIQTAASYHAIAIALSLMEAYSLSVQHEQTTLQILQAKLGADDLRTQDAAAWLEYFESKALEQQEAARTGAPRLDASIASKGHLSVSDLLDYISPGQGSKTIEAQRKRRSKVLPVDDQSKKGEHDGISNNPMDHDVTENPVTIVEVNKKEDDIEKVTREVEGINVTSNEEPVEIIHEPSSDEGWQEANSKTRTGHGSGKMFNRRQPSLAKIKTNLEYFFPRDSSSRKEVTSQGQKVLLKNGLGEFSPAKQLKAASVSSGKSTNLSAKMTVAEVSRTSNVTVSSPPASRATMASKSLSYKEVAVSPPGTVLKPLLEKVEELNEDKTDSQICVSPTETSEEDGRHSVTTEATPANDRDGQGIHEDEVQISGSESDKSSLEPEDVSCSSNEEKCLRRIRSKLSAAAEPFNPGACHLTHMLISAAVTSVYDVRASQGMLTEPVGFPSIAERVPCGPRSSLYHRTSHSRMKNGHVKYQSPAAELSSYDYPRIMNPHAPEFVPRKTQPTTPASEDSKVAIDADSSTGLNNAVTIGSAEEKHDKKATANVKNVRSTKISSHADREELARQIQNSFIVKSKLNNSDVASEFPVSSAKASADNATKLQSGSEGKQELLTEANKYSGPKTVDVNKNKHEDAEGFLPVIKRRRNRRQFAQGINGLYSQQSICA, translated from the exons ATGGCACCAAGATCAGGCAGGGGAAAGGGAAACAGAGCAAAAACAgacaagaagaagaaagaagagaaag TGATTCCCAGTGTTCTTGACATAACTATCATCACTCCCTATGAAACTGAAGTTGTTCTCAAG ggCATATCGACGGACAAGATACTGGATGTGAGGAAGCTACTAGACGCCAATGTTGAAACATGTCATTTCACGAACTATTCGTTATCTCACGAG GTGAAGGGACCAAAACTAAATGACAAGTTAGATGTTGCGACTCTGAAGCCATGTTTGCTGAGAATGGTTGAAG AGGAGTACACGGAGGAGTCTCAGGTAGTGGATCATGTCCGCAGGCTACTGGACATCGTGGCGTGCACTACCCGCTTCTCCAAGCCCAAGCCCGGAAAATCAACAACTGCGAAGAAGCGAAATGGTTCAAGCCGGCCAGCGTCGCCGTCGGATGGAGTGGCGGCTCCTTCATTGGAGCCGGCGGCGCAGGAAGAGAATGAAATGGTGGCGATACATCCAATTCCTAAGCTCTCTGATTTCTATGACTTCTTCTCTTTCTCCAACCTCTCTCCGCCTATACTCA GTTTGAAAAGAGTGGATTGTAACAATGCTAAAGCAAGGCGAGATGGCGACTATTTCGAATTACAG ATTAAGATATGCAATGGAAAGACATTGCAAGTGGTTGCAGCAGCAAAAGGTTTCTACACTTCAGGGAAGCCACTTATGCGAAGCCATTGCTTGGTTGATCTTCTGCAACAGCTCAGCCAAGCTTTTGCTAAT GCATATGAATCCTTGATGAAGGCTTTTATAGAACATAACAAG TTTGGTAATCTTCCATATGGTTTCCGCTCCAACACATGGCTTGTCCCTCCATCCGTTGTTGATTCTGCATCAAACTTCATTCAGCTTCCAGTGGAAGATGAGAGTTGGGGTGGCAATGGCGGAGGTCAGGGAAGGAATGGAGAGCATGATCATAGATCTTGGGCTACAGATTTTGCAGTATTGAAAAACCTTCCTTGCAAAACTGAGGAGGAGAGGGTGTTTCGAGACCGAAAGGCTTTTTTGCTTCATAATCTTTTCCTTGACGTCTCTATTTTTAAAGCTGTCTCAGCCATATACCAAGTCATGGATTCTACTTCGAGGGGTACCTCAAATTGTGCTCTGGGCTCAGTACTCTCTGAGGGTCGCATTGGTGACTTGTCTATTATAGTTAAAAGAGATTTCGGGGATGCTAGCCTGAAAGAAGTCAAAGTTATCGGCAGTAGAGATTCTAATGTATCTGCTGAGGATGTTgctcgaagaaatttaattaaaggAGTAACTGCAGATGAAAGTGTTGTCATACAT GACACATCTTCATTGGGCATGGTGGTTGTGAAACATTGTGGTTACACAGCAATTGTGAAAGTTGTTGGTGACATTCGTGTGGATAGGAGTCTGCCTCAGGATATCAAAATCGACGACCAAGCAGATGGGGGAGCCAATGCACTCAACATCAACAG CTTACGCCTTCTGCTTCACAAGCCAATGACTGCTTCTGGAGGCGGTCAATTGCCCCGGTCTGATTCGGATGACCATGCAAATTCAATGTCTTTGGTCCATAAAATCATTAAGGATGGTTTGAATAAGTTAGAGGGGATGGATGATAAATCCAAAGGGTCCATCAGATGGGAACTTGGTTCTTGTTGGGTTCAGCATCTACAAAAGCAGGAAACACCATCAGAAGACACGGTTGGGAATGATGGTAAGGTTGAACCCACAGTTAAGGGACTTGGAAAGCGATTTAAAATGCTCAAAAAGAGGGAAAAGAGACCAAGTAATGTTAGTTCCATGGATGACAATGAAGCAGATGATGTGACAGACAGCACTCTGAACACAGAAAGTGGCTCGACAGAATTAAGCAATGGCAACCCAAAGTGTGAAGCTGAATGGAGGAAGTTTATCTCTCGAGAAGCTTACCTTCGTTTGAAAGAAAGTGGGATGGACCTCCATCTGAAG TCAGTGGATGAACTTGTCGAAATGGCCCGCAAGTATTATGATGAAGTTGCTATCCCGAAACTG GTTACAGACTTTGCATCGTTGGAACTTTCTCCAGTTGATGGACGCACCCTTACCGACTTCATGCATCTAAGAGGATTACAAATGCGTTCTTTGGGTCATGTG GTTGAACTTGCGGAGAAGCTTCCTCACATACAGTCGCTTTGTATTCATGAGATGGTTACTCGAGCTTTCAAGCATGTACTTAGAGCTGTCATTGCCTCTGTTGACAATGTGGCCAACTTGTCAGCTGCTATAGCCTCATCGTTAAATTTCTTGTTTGGGTCCGCTGCCACACAAGACAGTGATGAAAACCACATTCTCAAGATGCAATGGTTAAGGAAATTCCTGGTTGAAAGATTTGGTTGGAGGTTAAAAGATGAATTCCAACAGTTGAGGAAATTGTCGGTCCTCCGCGGGCTTTGTCATAAG ATTGGATTAGAGTTGGTTCCAAAAGATTATGATATGGAATGCCCATACCCTTTCAGTAAAAGTGATGTTATCAGCGTACTACCTTTGTGTAAA CATGTCGGATGCTCTTCTGCTGATGGACGGACTTTACTAGAATCATCTAAGGTTGCTCTTGACAAAGGGAAGTTGGAAGATGCTGTAATGTGTGGAACAAAG GCCCTGGCAAAAATGATAGCTGTATGTGGCCCCTATCACCGTGCCACTGCAAGTGCATATAGCCTCCTGGCTGTTGTCCTTTATCACACTGGAGACTTCAATCAG GCAACAATTTATCAACAGAAGGCATTGGATATCAATGAGAGGGAGCTAGGACTCGACCATCCAGATACAATGAAAAGTTATGGGGATCTTTCTGTATTCTACTATCGTCTCCAACACATTGAGTTGGCTCTAAA GTATGTCAACCGTGCTTTATTTCTTCTTCACTTTACATGTGGACTATCTCACCCAAACACAGCTGCCACATACATAAATGTGGCTATGATGGAAGAGGGCATGGGAAATGTACATATTGCTCTTAGATATCTACATGAAGCCCTTAAATGCAACCAAAGATTACTGGGAGTAGATCATATACAG ACTGCTGCCAGCTATCATGCCATAGCCATAGCTCTTTCTCTCATGGAAGCATATTCACTGAGTGTGCAACATGAGCAAACTACATTGCAGATTCTTCAAGCAAAACTAGGAGCAGATGATCTCCGTACTCAG GATGCTGCTGCATGGCTAGAGTACTTTGAATCAAAAGCCTTAGAGCAGCAAGAAGCTGCAAGAACTGGAGCTCCTAGACTAGACGCATCCATTGCTAGCAAAGGTCACCTCAG TGTGTCAGACCTACTGGATTACATTAGTCCTGGCCAGGGTTCAAAGACCATAGAAGCGCAGAGGAAACGACGTTCAAAG GTGTTGCCAGTAGATGATCAATCTAAAAAGGGAGAGCATGATGGAATAAGTAACAACCCCATGGATCATGATGTTACAGAAAATCCTGTGACCATAGTAGAAGTTAACAAGAAAGAAGATGACATAGAGAAGGTCACTAGAGAAGTTGAAGGCATCAATGTCACTAGTAATGAGGAACCAGTGGAAATAATACACGAACCAAGTTCTGATGAGGGGTGGCAGGAAGCAAATTCAAAAACACGGACGGGGCATGGCAGTGGCAAGATGTTCAACCGAAGGCAACCTAGTCTTGCCAAGATCAAAACAAACTTGGAATACTTTTTCCCCCGCGACAGCAGTTCGAGGAAGGAAGTTACTTCACAAGGACAAAAGGTGCTATTGAAGAATGGTTTAGGTGAATTTTCTCCTGCAAAGCAACTAAAGGCTGCTAGCGTCAGTTCAGGAAAGTCAACCAATCTCTCGGCTAAAATGACTGTTGCCGAAGTTTCTCGCACATCAAATGTCACTGTTTCCTCTCCTCCTGCCTCTCGTGCTACCATGGCTTCAAAATCCTTATCATACAAAGAAGTGGCGGTGTCACCACCAGGTACGGTTCTAAAGCCTTTATTGGAGAAAGTAGAAGAATTAAATGAGGATAAAACTGATTCCCAGATCTGCGTTAGTCCAACTGAAACATCAGAAGAAGATGGAAGGCACTCAGTGACGACAGAGGCTACACCTGCCAATGACCGAGACGGACAAGGAATCCATGAAGATGAAGTCCAGATAAGTGGATCCGAGTCAGATAAATCTTCCCTGGAGCCTGAAGATGTTTCATGTTCAAGTAATGAGGAAAAATGTTTACGACGAATTAGGAGTAAGCTATCAGCAGCTGCTGAACCATTCAATCCAGGTGCCTGCCATTTGACTCATATGTTGATTTCTGCTGCTGTCACTAGTGTCTATGATGTTAGAGCCAGCCAAGGCATGCTTACTGAACCAGTGGGATTTCCATCAATTGCTGAGAGAGTTCCTTGTGGTCCCAGATCATCTTTGTACCACAGGACAAGCCATTCTCGCATGAAAAACGGACATGTGAAGTACCAAAGCCCTGCTGCTGAATTAAGCAGTTACGATTATCCAAGAATCATGAATCCACATGCACCTGAATTTGTTCCAAGAAAAACACAGCCAACGACTCCTGCAAGTGAAGATTCAAAAGTGGCTATTGATGCTGATTCTTCCACAGGGTTGAATAACGCTGTCACAATAGGTTCTGCAGAGGAGAAGCATGATAAAAAAGCTACAGCTAATGTCAAAAATGTTAGATCAACAAAGATCAGTTCACATGCTGACAGGGAAGAGCTAGCTAGGCAAATACAAAATAGCTTCATTGTGAAGTCGAAACTGAATAATTCAGATGTTGCAAGTGAATTTCCAGTTAGCTCTGCCAAAGCAAGTGCAGATAATGCAACTAAATTGCAGTCTGGAAGTGAAGGGAAACAGGAACTTTTGACAGAAGCAAATAAATATAGCGGGCCAAAGACAGTTGATGTAAATAAAAATAAGCATGAGGATGCAGAAGGTTTTTTGCCTGTGATAAAGCGAAGAAGAAACAGGAGACAATTTGCCCAAGGAATAAATGGTTTGTACAGTCAGCAGTCTATTTGTGCTTAA